From Brachionichthys hirsutus isolate HB-005 chromosome 7, CSIRO-AGI_Bhir_v1, whole genome shotgun sequence, the proteins below share one genomic window:
- the vrk2 gene encoding serine/threonine-protein kinase VRK2 isoform X1 — translation MAPPRKRALPKPLPEGFILTDTEKKAWRLGRLIGRGGFGLIYAASRDVDRPAAADAAFVVKVEYQENGPLFSELKFYQRAAKPENIEKWKRSRKLDFLGVPTYWGSGLAEYNKLRYRFMAMDHLGIDLQKVCENNGGRLMAAAALRLGRGLVDVLEYIHDNEYVHADIKGANVMLGYRDPEQVYLADYGLSYRYCPDGVHKEYRENPKRAHNGTLEYTSLDAHRGLAPSRRGDLQILGFCLLHWLSGSLPWDGALGNPARVQEAKASLMENLPDSVQRLSVSRTRTGELTRSVRPPPLDEVAAFLLCVRTLGYQEKPDYRRLKELLGGAAAAGRLRLLVPQRPAAETTSEIQGRPAGGKTAGRDRGRSNGDAEDELRTKPQAGRSPRPKPVAHEEHLTEEEEEEDEEEEEDDEEEAPPRRIPARYLRGPPIGTRTRPKQNTESKRACRTTSRTAATERRAGESSRRRWDRCPSGDWAGPPVTGEDLEAPPTQRTGLLLWLVSVGVALLLFAVWPREGSTRPF, via the exons ATGGCGCCACCGAGGAAGCGGGCTTTACCCAAACCGCTGCCCGAGGGCTTCATCCTGACCGACACCGAGAAGAAGGCGTGGCGGCTCGGGAGGCTCATCGGCCGCGGCGGGTTCGGACTCATCTATGCCG CGTCGCGGGACGTGGACAGACCTGCGGCTGCGGACGCCGCGTTCGTCGTAAAAGTG GAGTACCAGGAGAACGGCCCCCTTTTCTCCGAGCTCAAGTTCTACCAGAGGGCGGCCAAACCGGAGAACA TTGAAAAATGGAAGCGAAGCAGGAAACTGGACTTCCTGGGCGTCCCGACGTACTGGGGATCCGGACTGGCTGAATATAACAAACTCCG ATACCGCTTCATGGCCATGGACCATCTGGGAATCGACCTTCAGAAGGTCTGCGAGAACAACGGCGGCCGGCTGATGGCGGCCGCGGCGCTCCGGCTCGGTCGGGGACTG GTGGATGTTCTGGAGTATATCCACGACAACGAGTACGTCCACGCAGACATCAAAGGCGCCAACGTCATGCTGGGCTACAGAGACCCCGAACAG GTCTACCTCGCAGACTACGGCCTGTCCTACAGGTACTGTCCCGATGGAGTCCACAAAGAATACAGGGAGAACCCCAAGAGGGCCCACAACGGGACCCTGGAGTACACCAGCCTGGACGCCCACAGAGGACTCG CGCCATCGAGACGCGGCGACCTCCAGATTTTGGGTTTCTGTCTTCTCCACTGGTTGAGCGGCTCGCTGCCCTGGGACGGAGCCCTCGGGAATCCAGCCCGGGTGCAGGAGGCCAAGGCCAG CCTGATGGAGAACCTGCCGGACTCGGTCCAGCGGCTGTCGGTGAGCAGAACCCGCACAG GCGAGCTGACCCGGTCCGTCCGGCCCCCGCCTCTAGACGAGGTGGCGGCGTTCCTCCTCTGCGTGAGAACGTTGGGCTACCAAGAGAAACCGGACTACCGCCGTCTCAAGGAGCTACtgggcggcgccgccgccgcaggaAGACTCCGCCTACTCGTGCCCCAAagacctgcagcagagacgACCTCCGAGATCCAAGGTCGCCCAGCGGGGGGGAAG ACGGCAGGACGAGACAGAGGACGCTCAAACGGAGACGCAGAGGACGAGCTGAGGACTAAACCGCAG GCTGGCCGGTCACCGAGACCCAAACCGGTCGCTCACGAAGAACACctcaccgaggaggaggaagaggaggatgaagaggaggaggaggatgatgaagaggaggccccACCCAGACGCATTCCTGCACGCTACCTGAGAGGCCCGCCGATCGGCACCAGAACTCGGCCCAAACAG AACACTGAGTCCAAACGGGCCTGCAGGACgacgagcagaaccgcggccaCCGAGAGACGGGCGGGTGAGAGCAGCAGACGGCGGTGGGACAGATGCCCCTCCGGCGACTGGGCGGGGCCCCCGGTCACAGGTGAAGACCTggaagctcctcccacacagAGGACTGGACTGTTGCTATGGCTCGTCTCCGTGGGCGTCGCACTTCTCTTGTTCGCCGTTTGGCCGCGTGAAGGATCCACTCGTCCCTTTTAA
- the vrk2 gene encoding serine/threonine-protein kinase VRK2 isoform X2: MAPPRKRALPKPLPEGFILTDTEKKAWRLGRLIGRGGFGLIYAASRDVDRPAAADAAFVVKVEYQENGPLFSELKFYQRAAKPENIEKWKRSRKLDFLGVPTYWGSGLAEYNKLRYRFMAMDHLGIDLQKVCENNGGRLMAAAALRLGRGLVDVLEYIHDNEYVHADIKGANVMLGYRDPEQVYLADYGLSYRYCPDGVHKEYRENPKRAHNGTLEYTSLDAHRGLAPSRRGDLQILGFCLLHWLSGSLPWDGALGNPARVQEAKASLMENLPDSVQRLSVSRTRTGELTRSVRPPPLDEVAAFLLCVRTLGYQEKPDYRRLKELLGGAAAAGRLRLLVPQRPAAETTSEIQGRPAGGKTAGRDRGRSNGDAEDELRTKPQAGRSPRPKPVAHEEHLTEEEEEEDEEEEEDDEEEAPPRRIPARYLRGPPIGTRTRPKQVRTAATERRAGESSRRRWDRCPSGDWAGPPVTGEDLEAPPTQRTGLLLWLVSVGVALLLFAVWPREGSTRPF; the protein is encoded by the exons ATGGCGCCACCGAGGAAGCGGGCTTTACCCAAACCGCTGCCCGAGGGCTTCATCCTGACCGACACCGAGAAGAAGGCGTGGCGGCTCGGGAGGCTCATCGGCCGCGGCGGGTTCGGACTCATCTATGCCG CGTCGCGGGACGTGGACAGACCTGCGGCTGCGGACGCCGCGTTCGTCGTAAAAGTG GAGTACCAGGAGAACGGCCCCCTTTTCTCCGAGCTCAAGTTCTACCAGAGGGCGGCCAAACCGGAGAACA TTGAAAAATGGAAGCGAAGCAGGAAACTGGACTTCCTGGGCGTCCCGACGTACTGGGGATCCGGACTGGCTGAATATAACAAACTCCG ATACCGCTTCATGGCCATGGACCATCTGGGAATCGACCTTCAGAAGGTCTGCGAGAACAACGGCGGCCGGCTGATGGCGGCCGCGGCGCTCCGGCTCGGTCGGGGACTG GTGGATGTTCTGGAGTATATCCACGACAACGAGTACGTCCACGCAGACATCAAAGGCGCCAACGTCATGCTGGGCTACAGAGACCCCGAACAG GTCTACCTCGCAGACTACGGCCTGTCCTACAGGTACTGTCCCGATGGAGTCCACAAAGAATACAGGGAGAACCCCAAGAGGGCCCACAACGGGACCCTGGAGTACACCAGCCTGGACGCCCACAGAGGACTCG CGCCATCGAGACGCGGCGACCTCCAGATTTTGGGTTTCTGTCTTCTCCACTGGTTGAGCGGCTCGCTGCCCTGGGACGGAGCCCTCGGGAATCCAGCCCGGGTGCAGGAGGCCAAGGCCAG CCTGATGGAGAACCTGCCGGACTCGGTCCAGCGGCTGTCGGTGAGCAGAACCCGCACAG GCGAGCTGACCCGGTCCGTCCGGCCCCCGCCTCTAGACGAGGTGGCGGCGTTCCTCCTCTGCGTGAGAACGTTGGGCTACCAAGAGAAACCGGACTACCGCCGTCTCAAGGAGCTACtgggcggcgccgccgccgcaggaAGACTCCGCCTACTCGTGCCCCAAagacctgcagcagagacgACCTCCGAGATCCAAGGTCGCCCAGCGGGGGGGAAG ACGGCAGGACGAGACAGAGGACGCTCAAACGGAGACGCAGAGGACGAGCTGAGGACTAAACCGCAG GCTGGCCGGTCACCGAGACCCAAACCGGTCGCTCACGAAGAACACctcaccgaggaggaggaagaggaggatgaagaggaggaggaggatgatgaagaggaggccccACCCAGACGCATTCCTGCACGCTACCTGAGAGGCCCGCCGATCGGCACCAGAACTCGGCCCAAACAGGT cagaaccgcggccaCCGAGAGACGGGCGGGTGAGAGCAGCAGACGGCGGTGGGACAGATGCCCCTCCGGCGACTGGGCGGGGCCCCCGGTCACAGGTGAAGACCTggaagctcctcccacacagAGGACTGGACTGTTGCTATGGCTCGTCTCCGTGGGCGTCGCACTTCTCTTGTTCGCCGTTTGGCCGCGTGAAGGATCCACTCGTCCCTTTTAA
- the vrk2 gene encoding serine/threonine-protein kinase VRK2 isoform X3 → MAPPRKRALPKPLPEGFILTDTEKKAWRLGRLIGRGGFGLIYAASRDVDRPAAADAAFVVKVEYQENGPLFSELKFYQRAAKPENIEKWKRSRKLDFLGVPTYWGSGLAEYNKLRYRFMAMDHLGIDLQKVCENNGGRLMAAAALRLGRGLVDVLEYIHDNEYVHADIKGANVMLGYRDPEQVYLADYGLSYRYCPDGVHKEYRENPKRAHNGTLEYTSLDAHRGLAPSRRGDLQILGFCLLHWLSGSLPWDGALGNPARVQEAKASLMENLPDSVQRLSVSRTRTGELTRSVRPPPLDEVAAFLLCVRTLGYQEKPDYRRLKELLGGAAAAGRLRLLVPQRPAAETTSEIQGRPAGGKTAGRDRGRSNGDAEDELRTKPQAGRSPRPKPVAHEEHLTEEEEEEDEEEEEDDEEEAPPRRIPARYLRGPPIGTRTRPKQDDI, encoded by the exons ATGGCGCCACCGAGGAAGCGGGCTTTACCCAAACCGCTGCCCGAGGGCTTCATCCTGACCGACACCGAGAAGAAGGCGTGGCGGCTCGGGAGGCTCATCGGCCGCGGCGGGTTCGGACTCATCTATGCCG CGTCGCGGGACGTGGACAGACCTGCGGCTGCGGACGCCGCGTTCGTCGTAAAAGTG GAGTACCAGGAGAACGGCCCCCTTTTCTCCGAGCTCAAGTTCTACCAGAGGGCGGCCAAACCGGAGAACA TTGAAAAATGGAAGCGAAGCAGGAAACTGGACTTCCTGGGCGTCCCGACGTACTGGGGATCCGGACTGGCTGAATATAACAAACTCCG ATACCGCTTCATGGCCATGGACCATCTGGGAATCGACCTTCAGAAGGTCTGCGAGAACAACGGCGGCCGGCTGATGGCGGCCGCGGCGCTCCGGCTCGGTCGGGGACTG GTGGATGTTCTGGAGTATATCCACGACAACGAGTACGTCCACGCAGACATCAAAGGCGCCAACGTCATGCTGGGCTACAGAGACCCCGAACAG GTCTACCTCGCAGACTACGGCCTGTCCTACAGGTACTGTCCCGATGGAGTCCACAAAGAATACAGGGAGAACCCCAAGAGGGCCCACAACGGGACCCTGGAGTACACCAGCCTGGACGCCCACAGAGGACTCG CGCCATCGAGACGCGGCGACCTCCAGATTTTGGGTTTCTGTCTTCTCCACTGGTTGAGCGGCTCGCTGCCCTGGGACGGAGCCCTCGGGAATCCAGCCCGGGTGCAGGAGGCCAAGGCCAG CCTGATGGAGAACCTGCCGGACTCGGTCCAGCGGCTGTCGGTGAGCAGAACCCGCACAG GCGAGCTGACCCGGTCCGTCCGGCCCCCGCCTCTAGACGAGGTGGCGGCGTTCCTCCTCTGCGTGAGAACGTTGGGCTACCAAGAGAAACCGGACTACCGCCGTCTCAAGGAGCTACtgggcggcgccgccgccgcaggaAGACTCCGCCTACTCGTGCCCCAAagacctgcagcagagacgACCTCCGAGATCCAAGGTCGCCCAGCGGGGGGGAAG ACGGCAGGACGAGACAGAGGACGCTCAAACGGAGACGCAGAGGACGAGCTGAGGACTAAACCGCAG GCTGGCCGGTCACCGAGACCCAAACCGGTCGCTCACGAAGAACACctcaccgaggaggaggaagaggaggatgaagaggaggaggaggatgatgaagaggaggccccACCCAGACGCATTCCTGCACGCTACCTGAGAGGCCCGCCGATCGGCACCAGAACTCGGCCCAAACAG gACGACATTTAA